The following proteins are co-located in the Doryrhamphus excisus isolate RoL2022-K1 chromosome 3, RoL_Dexc_1.0, whole genome shotgun sequence genome:
- the LOC131126592 gene encoding elongation of very long chain fatty acids protein 6-like has protein sequence MMDFERTFDERSALRWMQDNWSKAFVLCGIYAALVFGGRRWMTERPKLSLRVPLMLWSLSLAIFSVLGTLRTGSYMLHILGSGGFQRSVCDSGFYSAPLTKFWAYAFVISKAPELGDTLFIVLRKQRLIFLHWYHHITVLLYSCYSYKDQVAGGVWFITINYAVHSVMYSYYAARAAGLRVPRSFAMIITAAQTAQMAAGLTVLGLAYRWMDDVHCPTHVHNIAWGSLMYLSYLVLFAVFFYDSYLRGGAERVKRA, from the exons ATGATGGATTTTGAGCGGACGTTCGATGAGAGAAGTGCGCTGCGTTGGATGCAGGACAACTG GAGCAAGGCGTTCGTGCTGTGCGGCATCTACGCGGCGCTGGTCTTCGGGGGTCGGCGCTGGATGACGGAGCGTCCCAAGCTGAGCCTGCGCGTCCCGTTGATGTTGTGGTCGCTCAGCCTCGCCATCTTCAG CGTGTTGGGAACGCTTCGGACCGGAAGCTACATGCTTCACATCCTCGGAAGCGGCGGCTTTCAGAGGTCGGTATGTGATAGCGGTTTCTATAGCGCCCCCCTTACAAAGTTCTGGGCCTACGCCTTCGTCATCAGCAAGGCCCCCGAGCTGG GTGACACGCTCTTCATTGTCCTGAGGAAGCAGCGGCTGATCTTCCTGCACTGGTACCACCACATCACCGTGCTCCTCTACTCCTGCTACTCCTACAAGGACCAGGTGGCGGGAGGCGTCTGGTTCATCACCATCAACTACGCCGTGCACTCCGTCATGTACAGCTACTACGCCGCCAGGGCGGCCGGCCTGCGTGTGCCCCGCTCCTTCGCCATGATCATCACAGCCGCTCAGACGGCGCAGATGGCGGCGGGGCTGACCGTGTTGGGCCTCGCCTACCGTTGGATGGACGACGTACACTGTCCCACTCACGTGCACAACATCGCGTGGGGGTCACTCATGTACCTCAGCTACTTGGTTCTCTTCGCGGTCTTCTTCTACGACTCCTACCTCAGGGGTGGGGCCGAGCGGGTCAAGCGGGCATAA